A region from the Thermanaeromonas toyohensis ToBE genome encodes:
- a CDS encoding DUF362 domain-containing protein gives MIKIETSLCTGCGRCARECPLNCITISEKIAIIGPGCSSCGVCARVCPSGAAQRLEESFPNTVTCTSCPVQCQIQEGYTGACQRYTNVGGRLLRNRPLVAKVEEPPARPHELEWPLITGVGAGTNYPCPRPAPYIVQGRRGDIEIVTVVTEAPLSYSGIKVKIDTNFYIGEEGAKVRRDGQVVGMVDTEEYGAKMLSIGGPNLLTGKSGFMVARTIVDIANGERVELKVDKGAKLEIQVGCHPVINGQEDTTMRVGCGSATIGLFARHLKGVVDEAIILDHHIIGLFSEHPAGQEVGMKYSGVIPNGRKSTRGRYFGEPGDGWGGTSISNPRDAIKEINMKIARPGMRILVTETTARRAALFEVLPDGEVKEIPVTPEVAKVIELIANTCEESRVSALYIGGVGGSARAGVTTLPLELTKAVHRGEITLTVGGAPTFILPGGGINFMVDVEKVVPKAFYWVPTPATVAPIEYTMEKKVYERIGGHVEYLRPVEEIWEMYPRGS, from the coding sequence ATGATTAAAATTGAGACCTCCTTGTGTACAGGCTGTGGGCGTTGTGCGCGGGAGTGCCCGTTAAATTGTATCACTATTTCCGAAAAGATAGCTATTATTGGGCCAGGTTGTTCCTCCTGTGGGGTTTGCGCTCGCGTATGCCCTTCGGGAGCGGCTCAGAGGTTAGAGGAGAGCTTCCCCAATACTGTAACTTGTACTTCCTGCCCGGTTCAGTGCCAGATACAGGAAGGATATACCGGAGCCTGCCAACGCTATACCAATGTAGGGGGTCGGCTACTGCGTAACCGTCCCCTAGTGGCTAAAGTGGAGGAGCCTCCTGCAAGGCCCCATGAATTAGAGTGGCCTTTAATTACTGGAGTGGGAGCAGGTACCAATTACCCTTGCCCCCGGCCGGCACCTTATATAGTGCAAGGGAGGCGGGGGGATATAGAAATAGTTACTGTAGTTACCGAAGCTCCTTTAAGCTATAGCGGGATCAAAGTAAAGATAGATACCAACTTTTATATAGGTGAAGAAGGTGCTAAAGTACGGCGGGATGGCCAGGTAGTAGGCATGGTGGACACGGAAGAATACGGGGCTAAGATGTTAAGCATAGGCGGACCGAATCTACTCACCGGCAAATCAGGATTTATGGTAGCAAGAACTATCGTGGATATTGCTAATGGAGAACGGGTAGAGCTCAAAGTAGACAAAGGGGCTAAGTTAGAGATCCAGGTGGGGTGTCATCCGGTCATTAATGGACAAGAAGATACTACTATGCGGGTGGGATGCGGTAGCGCTACTATAGGACTATTTGCCCGCCATCTTAAAGGGGTGGTAGATGAAGCTATTATACTTGATCACCATATCATAGGGCTCTTCTCTGAACATCCAGCCGGTCAAGAGGTGGGCATGAAATATAGCGGGGTTATACCCAATGGGCGTAAAAGTACCCGGGGGAGGTACTTTGGCGAGCCGGGTGATGGATGGGGTGGCACTTCTATAAGTAATCCCCGTGATGCCATTAAGGAAATTAATATGAAAATTGCTCGGCCAGGGATGCGGATTTTAGTAACGGAGACTACAGCCCGCAGAGCAGCCTTGTTCGAAGTGTTGCCTGATGGGGAGGTTAAAGAGATCCCGGTTACGCCGGAAGTGGCTAAGGTGATCGAGTTAATTGCTAATACCTGCGAAGAATCCCGTGTTTCGGCCCTCTATATTGGAGGGGTGGGTGGTTCAGCAAGGGCAGGAGTAACTACTTTACCGTTAGAGTTAACTAAAGCTGTGCATAGAGGCGAGATTACTTTGACCGTGGGCGGAGCCCCAACCTTTATCCTACCGGGTGGCGGCATTAACTTTATGGTGGATGTGGAGAAAGTGGTACCCAAGGCCTTCTATTGGGTACCCACACCAGCCACAGTAGCTCCAATAGAATATACCATGGAAAAGAAAGTATACGAACGTATTGGCGGCCACGTTGAGTATTTACGCCCTGTGGAAGAAATTTGGGAGATGTACCCAAGAGGCAGTTAA